One window from the genome of bacterium encodes:
- a CDS encoding sigma-54-dependent Fis family transcriptional regulator: protein MTEPEGAVISEEVRSSQRALSILIIDDDEQIRSSLKLNLQLAGYYVQESAHAQAALRLLSEQSVDIVLCDLQMPVINGMEFIEQCKVQNPDTAVILMTGFGNHSLAIEAMRRGAYDYIAKPFDIQELVFTLRKVEEREQLLMENAVLRSEVEGRYSFGSIIAKSKGMQEVFEKVKRLSQFNTTVLVTGKSGTGKELLARAIHHNSPRRGGAFIAINCGAIPEALMESELFGHRKGAFTDASRDKRGLFEEADGGTLFLDEIGEMPSHLQVKLLRALQEQKIRRVGDEQTIPVDVRVIAATLRDLEQDVQDGRFREDLFYRLNVVAIHLPPLHERTEDIPVLADHFIQKHSKRLGLPSRALHPDALRALLCYEWRGNIRELENAIERALVMSDGKNLDVSALPEPIQRSFDSSLGGKMGLNGDFDIGVSESNLSIKQQSRSLEIRLIKRALVQTKGNRTHAARLLEISHRALLYKLKEYDLNDFGKD from the coding sequence ATGACAGAACCGGAAGGGGCTGTGATATCAGAAGAGGTCAGAAGCTCGCAACGAGCACTTTCTATTCTTATCATCGATGATGATGAGCAGATACGGAGCTCTCTTAAGCTTAACTTGCAACTTGCGGGGTACTACGTTCAGGAATCAGCGCATGCTCAAGCTGCTCTCCGACTTCTTTCAGAGCAGTCTGTCGATATCGTTTTGTGCGATCTACAGATGCCAGTGATTAACGGCATGGAGTTTATTGAGCAGTGTAAAGTTCAGAATCCAGATACTGCTGTAATTCTCATGACTGGATTCGGGAACCATAGCCTTGCAATAGAGGCCATGCGCCGCGGAGCGTATGACTATATTGCTAAACCGTTCGATATTCAGGAGTTGGTATTTACCCTCCGAAAAGTTGAAGAGCGTGAGCAGTTACTCATGGAAAACGCAGTCCTCCGCTCTGAAGTGGAAGGGCGATACAGCTTTGGCAGCATCATCGCAAAAAGTAAGGGGATGCAGGAAGTTTTTGAGAAGGTAAAAAGGCTATCTCAGTTTAATACCACGGTGCTCGTTACGGGGAAATCTGGAACAGGAAAGGAGCTGTTAGCGCGTGCCATACATCATAACTCGCCACGCAGAGGCGGGGCCTTTATCGCCATTAACTGTGGAGCTATTCCAGAAGCACTCATGGAGTCTGAGCTTTTTGGACATCGAAAAGGAGCGTTTACAGATGCTTCTCGCGATAAGCGGGGGCTATTTGAAGAAGCTGATGGAGGCACGCTTTTTCTTGATGAAATTGGAGAGATGCCCTCACATCTTCAGGTGAAGCTGCTACGCGCCCTTCAAGAGCAAAAAATTCGAAGAGTAGGTGATGAACAAACCATTCCTGTTGATGTTCGGGTTATCGCAGCTACGCTCAGGGATTTAGAGCAAGATGTGCAGGACGGACGGTTTCGAGAGGACCTTTTTTATCGCCTTAATGTAGTTGCCATCCATCTTCCGCCTCTACACGAGCGTACCGAAGACATTCCCGTCCTAGCAGATCACTTCATTCAAAAACACAGCAAGCGGTTGGGACTCCCCTCGCGAGCGCTTCATCCTGACGCTCTCAGAGCTCTTCTGTGCTATGAATGGCGTGGAAATATCAGGGAACTTGAGAATGCCATTGAGCGTGCACTCGTCATGTCTGATGGAAAAAACCTCGATGTTAGCGCGCTGCCCGAACCGATTCAGCGGAGTTTTGATAGCAGTCTCGGTGGCAAAATGGGGCTTAACGGTGATTTTGACATCGGAGTATCCGAGTCTAATCTCTCTATTAAACAACAATCTCGTTCGTTAGAAATTCGCCTCATTAAAAGGGCATTAGTCCAGACGAAGGGAAATCGGACCCATGCTGCTCGCTTACTTGAGATTAGCCACCGAGCGCTCCTCTACAAGTTAAAAGAATATGATTTGAATGACTTTGGGAAGGATTAG
- a CDS encoding prepilin peptidase, protein MIDFAVILFGLIIGSFLSVCVYRIPLGRASGIEEMLEEDSDEAQAENQSEQDSVILNSPHFTQRVTIAFPPRSFCPHCGEQLKWYHNIPLFSFLFLRGKCGFCQAGISFRYPLTELLSAVFAWLSYSTFDTPTAIVAYLLCAAFLVLSFIDIEYFLLPNVITYPATIIGLTIALIQGYAPFIESPPFVSNISEALIGVLAGAGSLLLISLFYTYVRKKQGLGLGDVKLLAVTGAFFGLNGAFYTIFVGSLLGSFLGIALLLLGRGKWSSYLPFGPYLVAANLLYLFYAEQFALIVEDIAMQQMGGG, encoded by the coding sequence ATGATAGATTTCGCCGTTATTCTCTTTGGTCTGATTATTGGAAGCTTTCTTTCCGTCTGTGTGTATCGCATCCCTTTGGGAAGAGCTTCAGGAATAGAAGAGATGCTTGAGGAGGACTCTGATGAAGCGCAAGCGGAGAACCAGAGCGAGCAAGATTCTGTCATTTTGAATTCGCCTCACTTTACCCAACGAGTCACCATTGCCTTCCCTCCCCGATCTTTCTGTCCTCACTGTGGAGAGCAATTAAAGTGGTATCATAATATTCCGCTCTTCAGTTTTCTCTTCTTACGCGGAAAGTGCGGCTTTTGTCAGGCGGGTATTTCTTTTCGGTATCCTCTCACCGAGTTGTTATCGGCAGTCTTTGCTTGGCTGAGCTACTCAACCTTCGATACTCCAACAGCCATTGTTGCCTATTTGTTGTGTGCCGCTTTTCTCGTGTTGAGTTTCATTGATATTGAGTACTTTCTCCTTCCTAATGTGATTACCTATCCAGCGACGATTATCGGTTTGACGATCGCTCTTATTCAAGGCTATGCCCCGTTTATTGAATCGCCTCCTTTCGTGAGTAATATATCTGAAGCCCTTATTGGTGTTCTTGCTGGAGCTGGCTCGCTCCTGCTTATTTCACTCTTTTATACATACGTACGGAAAAAACAGGGGCTTGGGCTTGGGGATGTAAAGTTACTTGCGGTAACTGGTGCTTTTTTCGGTCTGAATGGTGCTTTTTATACGATTTTTGTTGGCTCTTTGCTCGGCTCGTTTCTGGGAATTGCCCTTTTACTGCTCGGTCGCGGCAAGTGGTCTTCTTACCTTCCCTTTGGCCCGTACTTGGTTGCGGCAAATTTACTATACCTCTTTTACGCTGAGCAATTTGCTCTCATCGTAGAAGATATTGCAATGCAGCAAATGGGGGGAGGCTGA
- a CDS encoding ABC transporter substrate-binding protein encodes MKYFDMIQRQSTGRVRFAVGVFTFFVLCLMYTPESLWADEKAPSSPRAEMQVVLDQLISVVTENAGEENATVRRDKMRDIIEPKFDFKEMAKRSLGVNWKSITPEEQQEFVDLFSGMLARTYIGRIEKVEQNMVEIKSETLRHPRALVKTIVTFDGGEFPLDYKLIYSDAGWQVYDVIIENIGLISNYRNEFAGIIRKESFQGLLTRLREKENSEVSEETKVSRVLLLSALS; translated from the coding sequence ATGAAATATTTCGATATGATACAAAGGCAGAGCACAGGGAGAGTCCGATTTGCGGTAGGGGTATTCACCTTCTTTGTCCTGTGTTTGATGTACACCCCTGAGTCGTTGTGGGCTGACGAAAAGGCGCCATCGTCGCCTCGGGCCGAGATGCAAGTTGTATTAGATCAGCTCATCTCTGTCGTAACGGAAAATGCGGGCGAGGAAAACGCTACGGTGCGGCGGGATAAAATGAGAGACATTATCGAACCAAAGTTCGATTTCAAAGAGATGGCAAAGCGGTCTCTCGGAGTAAACTGGAAATCAATTACCCCAGAGGAGCAACAAGAGTTCGTTGATCTTTTCTCTGGTATGCTTGCTCGTACATATATCGGAAGGATTGAAAAAGTAGAACAAAATATGGTCGAGATTAAGAGCGAGACACTTCGCCATCCTCGAGCTCTTGTAAAGACGATAGTCACATTTGACGGAGGAGAGTTCCCCCTCGACTATAAGTTGATTTATTCTGATGCTGGTTGGCAGGTATATGATGTGATCATCGAGAATATCGGCCTGATCTCAAACTACAGGAATGAGTTTGCTGGGATTATTCGAAAAGAAAGTTTTCAGGGGCTGCTCACTCGACTCCGAGAGAAAGAAAATAGCGAAGTATCAGAAGAAACGAAGGTCTCTCGGGTGCTTCTTTTGAGCGCCCTTTCGTAG
- a CDS encoding MCE family protein — protein sequence MELLVGIFTILGVIAAGYQAIGLGGLSFVPSGDYEVLAEFDNISGLKTGASVEIAGVPIGKVKEIRLKDPQAETVLQIYKSVKLFEDDIASVRTKGIIGDRYVKISRGASDVEIEPGTLLFETESVVDIEDIIGKLVHSFGSKDEDSES from the coding sequence ATTGAGCTCCTTGTAGGGATTTTTACGATCCTCGGCGTTATTGCAGCCGGTTATCAGGCTATCGGTCTTGGTGGATTATCGTTCGTTCCATCCGGTGATTATGAAGTGCTAGCAGAGTTTGATAATATTTCGGGTCTCAAGACAGGAGCATCTGTGGAGATTGCAGGTGTTCCAATTGGTAAAGTGAAAGAGATTCGATTGAAAGATCCGCAAGCAGAAACAGTTCTACAAATTTATAAGTCTGTGAAGCTCTTTGAGGATGATATTGCATCAGTTCGAACGAAGGGGATTATTGGCGACCGGTATGTAAAGATTTCTCGAGGCGCCTCGGATGTTGAGATCGAGCCAGGAACACTGCTCTTTGAAACGGAATCCGTTGTTGATATTGAGGATATTATTGGGAAGTTAGTGCACTCATTCGGAAGCAAGGATGAAGACTCCGAGAGTTAA